A genomic region of Eucalyptus grandis isolate ANBG69807.140 chromosome 5, ASM1654582v1, whole genome shotgun sequence contains the following coding sequences:
- the LOC120286089 gene encoding glutamate receptor 2.9-like has product MGFLQSLCNRSTRHILSNLRLFLLLSPLLVPSCSGAATKAVDERNVFKVGVILDLDSRLSDQMRMAVEIASQDVNSISSSGSHYIKPYYVNSHAKPLRAISAAQKLIKRKNVQVIIGLETWEGATLVAEIANQSQVPVISFARDQVTPTLMVQTLWPSLFRMSTDESNQIKCIVDVVSSYNRQRVSIIYEAGAYDTMYSKLLNSLSEELGKIGSAIEDELILEALSSPNGEVSLEEKLMKLKGKASPIFIVLGLSSPRSTHFLKAAKKMGLFYGDSIWIFTEKPFANLLISAEQSAISSTVEGAIGVITYRPNNQAYREFRSKFLNMFHHKYGENFNFEPDIDAVRAYDCILAIKNAIDAVPSHDIIPEFLLNRISRTRLTGLSGLIRFEKGQLAHQPSFQLVSVNGNEYRELKLWSPNFGFSRSFIAKQSSRRNGYAIADKLKTEEGQTSGENKRLVVGVPSKSPFDKFVKEDMDDTTGKANYIGFCIDVFEKVVSRFPDRLNYEFSRHDGTYQDLINKVRDKTYDAAVGDITILANRSQYVEFTQPFIASDLSMIVPAKPDPDRALIFMEPFTPTMWIASGGILVYTMLVVWFLERPINPEFKGPLPNQLSTAAWFTFSSLFFAHRERVHRNFTRIVLVIWFFVALILTQSYTAGLTSLLTLQQLKPTVTTMEWLRISKARVGCDPEAFICDYLTNTLNFSKEVIVGISNTSSYGDEFRRGNIAALFLEYPYERAFFTEYCDGYVATRENYSFGGFGFVFPKGSSLAANFSQAILELSESGEMKRLENQWFSPKCTLRNLSNDTPRLGLNSFWALYAVTIATSTGCFLFACLCKRRNRQDHERGSTDDDMSVTELSIL; this is encoded by the exons ATGGGTTTTCTTCAAAGCTTGTGTAACAGAAGTACGAGACATATTTTGTCGAATTTGAGGCTGTTTCTCTTGCTCTCGCCGCTCCTCGTCCCGAGCTGCTCCGGTGCAGCCACCAAAGCCGTAGATGAGAGGAACGTGTTCAAAGTGGGCGTGATTCTTGATTTGGACTCACGTCTCAGCGACCAAATGCGTATGGCAGTTGAGATAGCGAGCCAAGATGTGAACAGCATCTCATCATCCGGAAGTCATTACATAAAGCCATATTACGTAAACTCCCACGCGAAGCCCCTTCGAGCAATTTCGGCTG CTCAAAAGCTCATCAAGAGGAAGAATGTGCAAGTTATTATTGGCCTGGAGACATGGGAGGGAGCAACTTTAGTAGCTGAAATAGCTAATCAATCTCAGGTACCAGTCATATCCTTCGCAAGAGACCAGGTAACACCAACATTAATGGTGCAAACTCTATGGCCTTCACTGTTTCGAATGAGTACCGATGAATCCAACCAAATTAAATGCATTGTAGATGTAGTGAGTTCTTATAATAGGCAAAGGGTATCGATAATATATGAGGCTGGGGCATACGATACTATGTACTCCAAGCTGTTAAATTCTCTGTCAGAGGAGCTTGGAAAAATCGGCTCAGCAATAGAGGACGAGCTGATTCTTGAAGCATTATCATCTCCAAATGGAGAAGTGTctttggaagagaaattaatGAAGCTGAAGGGAAAGGCATCCCCCATCTTTATTGTTCTAGGATTGTCGTCGCCCAGAAGCACTCATTTTCTCAAAGCAGCAAAGAAGATGGGACTCTTCTATGGAGATTCAATTTGGATATTTACTGAAAAACCATTTGCCAACCTCTTAATTTCAGCAGAACAATCAGCAATCTCCTCCACTGTTGAAGGCGCCATAGGAGTAATTACCTACCGTCCCAATAACCAGGCATATAGAGAATTCAGATCCAAATTCTTGAATATGTTCCATCACAAGTATGGAGAAAACTTCAATTTTGAGCCAGATATCGATGCTGTACGAGCATACGATTGCATTCTGGCCATTAAAAATGCGATAGATGCAGTGCCAAGCCATGATATTATACCTGAGTTTTTGCTTAACAGAATATCGCGAACTAGACTCACAGGTTTAAGTGGGCTGATACGATTTGAGAAAGGTCAGTTGGCACATCAACCCTCATTCCAACTTGTAAGTGttaatggaaatgaatatagAGAGCTTAAGCTTTGGTCTCCCAATTTCGGTTTCTCAAGGAGTTTCATAGCAAAGCAAAGTTCAAGAAGAAATGGGTACGCAATTGCAGACAAATTGAAGACCGAAGAAGGACAGACTTCTGGTGAGAACAAGCGATTGGTGGTCGGAGTTCCAAGTAAAAGTCCCTTTGATAAGTTTGTGAAGGAGGATATGGACGACACAACCGGGAAAGCAAACTACATTGGCTTTTGCATAGATGTTTTCGAGAAGGTTGTTTCTCGCTTTCCTGATCGTTTGAACTATGAGTTTTCTCGTCATGATGGAACATATCAGGACTTGATTAACAAAGTTCGTGATAAG ACCTACGACGCTGCAGTCGGTGACATAACTATTCTGGCCAATCGCTCCCAGTATGTCGAGTTCACACAGCCGTTTATAGCATCAGACCTTTCAATGATAGTCCCAGCAAAACCGGACCCGGACAGGGCATTGATCTTTATGGAGCCTTTCACTCCAACAATGTGGATTGCCTCTGGAGGCATTCTCGTGTACACAATGTTGGTAGTTTGGTTCTTGGAGCGTCCAATCAATCCGGAATTTAAAGGCCCTTTGCCAAATCAACTCTCGACTGCTGCTTGGTTcactttctcctctctcttctttgctcATA GGGAGAGAGTGCACCGGAACTTTACTCGGATCGTGCTGGTGATTTGGTTCTTTGTAGCATTGATCTTGACACAGAGTTACACGGCGGGCCTCACCTCATTGCTCACTCTCCAGCAGCTCAAACCGACTGTGACCACCATGGAATGGCTGAGAATTTCTAAAGCAAGAGTGGGTTGTGACCCTGAAGCTTTCATTTGTGACTATCTGACTAACACGCTAAACTTCTCGAAGGAAGTCATTGTCGGCATAAGCAACACTTCCAGCTATGGAGATGAATTCAGAAGAGGCAACATTGCCGCTCTTTTTCTGGAATACCCATATGAGCGAGCTTTCTTCACTGAGTATTGCGATGGATATGTTGCCACTCGTGAAAACTACAGCTTTGGCGGTTTTGGCTTT GTGTTCCCAAAAGGCTCTTCATTAGCTGCAAACTTCTCTCAGGCCATTTTGGAGCTTTCAGAGAGCGGTGAGATGAAAAGATTAGAGAACCAGTGGTTCAGTCCAAAGTGTACCTTGAGGAACTTGAGCAACGACACACCGAGGTTGGGTCTTAACAGCTTCTGGGCACTCTATGCTGTCACCATCGCCACTTCCACAGGTTGCTTCCTCTTTGCGTGTCTCTGCAAGAGAAGGAACCGTCAGGATCATGAACGAGGAAGCACTGATGATGACATGAGCGTGACGGAGCTGAGTATTTTGTAG
- the LOC120293931 gene encoding glutamate receptor 2.9-like, with protein sequence MGFLQSSGIRSRRHVPSISRLFLLLWLLLVPTYSGVPSKAVDERNVFKVGVILDLDSHLGNQMRMAIEIACQDVNGISSSGIHYIKPHYINSHAKSLRAISAAEKLIKRKNVQVIIGLETWEGATLVAEIANQSQIPVISLARDHVAPTLMAQTLWPSLFRMSTDESDQIKCIVDVVGSYNRQRVTIIYEAGAYDTMYSKLLNSLSEELGKIGSTIENQLILQPFSSPAGAEVSLEENLMKLKGKASPIFIVLGLSSPRSTHFLEEAKKMGLFYGDSIWIFAEKPFTNLLTSVDHSPISSPVEDAIGIITYRPKNQAYRGFRSKFLNMFRKYGEKFNFEPAIDAVRAYDCIMTVKNAIDAGPSHDIMPEILLNRISHTRLMGLSGPIQFENGQLAYRPKLQLVSVNGKEYRELKPWSPNFGFSRSFVAKQGSRRNAYAIADISKTQEERTSVENKPMVIGVPGKTSFDKLFLIFPIV encoded by the exons ATGGGTTTTCTTCAAAGCTCGGGTATCAGAAGTAGGAGACACGTTCCGTCCATTTCGAGGTTGTTCCTCTTGCTCTGGCTGCTCCTCGTCCCGACCTACTCTGGTGTACCCTCCAAAGCCGTAGATGAGAGGAACGTGTTCAAAGTGGGCGTGATTCTTGATTTGGACTCACATCTCGGCAACCAAATGCGTATGGCGATCGAGATAGCATGCCAAGACGTGAACGGCATCTCGTCATCAGGAATTCATTACATAAAGCCGCATTACATAAATTCCCACGCGAAGTCCCTTCGTGCAATTTCAGCCG CTGAAAAGCTGATCAAAAGGAAGAATGTGCAAGTTATTATTGGCTTGGAGACATGGGAGGGAGCAACTTTAGTAGCTGAAATCGCTAATCAATCTCAGATACCAGTCATATCCCTTGCCAGAGACCATGTAGCACCGACATTGATGGCACAAACTCTATGGCCTTCACTGTTTCGAATGAGTACCGATGAATCCGACCAAATTAAATGCATCGTAGATGTAGTTGGTTCTTATAACAGGCAAAGAGTAACAATAATATATGAGGCAGGGGCGTACGATACTATGTACTCCAAGCTGTTAAATTCATTGTCAGAGGAGCTTGGAAAAATCGGCTCAACAATAGAGAACCAGCTGATTCTTCAACCATTCTCATCTCCAGCCGGAGCAGAAGTGTCTTTGgaagaaaatttaatgaagcTGAAAGGAAAGGCATCTCCAATCTTTATTGTTTTAGGATTGTCGTCACCCAGAAGCACTCATTTTCTCGAAGAAGCAAAGAAGATGGGACTCTTCTACGGAGATTCAATTTGGATATTTGCTGAAAAACCATTCACCAATCTCCTAACTTCAGTAGATCATTCACCAATCTCCTCCCCTGTCGAAGATGCGATAGGAATAATCACCTACCGTCCCAAAAACCAGGCATATAGAGGATTCAGATCTAAATTCTTGAATATGTTTCGCAAGTATGGAGAGAAGTTCAATTTTGAGCCAGCAATCGATGCTGTTCGAGCATACGATTGCATTATGACAGTTAAAAATGCCATAGATGCAGGGCCGAGCCATGATATAATGCCTGAGATTTTGCTTAATAGAATATCGCACACCAGACTCATGGGTTTGAGCGGGCCAATACAATTTGAGAATGGTCAGTTGGCATATCGACCCAAACTTCAACTTGTGAGTGTTAATGGAAAAGAATATAGAGAGCTTAAGCCTTGGTCCCCCAATTTCGGTTTCTCGAGGAGTTTTGTGGCAAAACAAGGTTCGAGAAGGAATGCATATGCAATTGCAGACATATCCAAGACCCAAGAAGAACGGACTTCTGTTGAGAACAAGCCCATGGTGATCGGAGTTCCTGGTAAAACTTCCTTTGATAA GCTGTTTCTCATTTTCCCAATCGTTTAG